The Mya arenaria isolate MELC-2E11 chromosome 15, ASM2691426v1 genomic sequence TCTTAAGCCAGTACTTAACTGCCAGTATGTCAATCTTTGCGTGTACATATCAAGCCTACCTAACTCCCCATATACAAAATCGTTCTGAGTAGACACTTTAACACCCAagataattttacaaaacattgtatGAATTCTTTCTATGATGCTGGCTTGTGAGAAACCCCAAACTTCACAGCTGTAAATCAGAATAGGTTTAACTAacttgtcaaataaatcaaggACATGTTCAACTGATAAAtcagtaaatttaaacaaaaatctcTTTAAGTTGTAAATTGCTTTTTGAGCTTGACCAGAAAGAGTTTTTTGACATTCTACCCAGGATCCACCAGACGTCAAAACAACTCCAAGGTAGCAATATCTTGAGATAATCTCAATTTCAGAGTCACcatagtaaaaatgtatattgtcgGATAATCTCCCCCTTTtctaaatataactatttttgttttatctttattggCAGTTAACTTCCACTTCGagcaatattcatataaaatatttaaattatgttgcaTATCTTCACTAGTTTgagcaaaaataacaatatcatctgcatacagtaacataaacaattttatcaaagaaacatCAATGCCTTTTGCTCCCTTTAGAAACAATTCATCTTCCAGATCATTAaggtataataaaacaagaaaggaCTGAGACATTCACCTTGCCTCACGCCTAATACACTTTCAAAGACTTCTCCGGtctcatttaatagttttactCTAGATTTAACCTGTAAATACATGCTTTTTATGACCTCAAATAACTTTCCTCTAAGTCctaatttatacaaattgtaCCATATGTTTTCCCTAACTAAATAATCGAACGCTTTAGAAAAGTcgataaataaacaaaataactacTGCTTATTATTGAACACATGGCTTATCAaactatttaatacaaaaatgttgtcaattGTACCCATTTTGGCACGAAACCCAGCTTGAGCTTCAACGTAAATATAATTACTTTCAGCCCATTTATTAAGGCGttcattaatacattttgtaaataatttaccaACAACACTTAGTAAGGTTATACCTCTAAAATTTTTAACATCCTCTACAGAACCTTTCTTGTGAATTGGAATAATGTATCCTTCACTCCATTTGTCTGGAAAATATCCcatgttgataattttattaaaaagagtCAGCAGTACCTGACCTAATACATCTTAACCATGAAAAATAAATTCGTTTATGATTTTATCTGGTCCTGAGCTATATGAGTTGTGTTACACAACTTTCCGGAGCAACATAATGCTAAAGAATGACCTTGTACATTTACATATACGAATAGAAGACAAGCACAAAATAATGTCTCTGGTAGCCTCTTAACAAAATACCAGAATAAATTATTACGTGTTAATAGGaggagaaataatcaatgatagACATGATATTTGGACTGGAAACGAACCCACATAGGTGTCATATACTGATTGTAACAAACCTGCAAAGCAAATATGAAGTTTCTGACTCTAAGTATGAAAATCCTGagtctaagagttctatagttattgagcggtcACGAAGTGTGACAAACGGTCTTGTGACCAGCAACGCGTTTTTCACATAAAGGTCACTATGACATTGACTCATCTCAAAACTAGAacgggtcatctactaatcatACGATGATTGAAAATCATTGGCCCATGCGTTTGTTAGTTATTGAACGGCAAGCGTTTctcacctcaaggtcacacCAACTTTAACCTATTTACTACTGTAATAAACATCAGTAGATTTGTAGACACTTTCAGTGTAGCACTGTTATGTTAAGGTTATCATCAGAGGCAAATGCGCCAAGAGTGGGCCTTGAATCGTGCTTGAATCAACTGAGCTGTCTGTACATGTGGTAATTTTTACCCACTCAAACTTCAATCCTCCCACTAATATCCAAGGCTGATTTTGGCACAATTTCTAGTTAAAGTAAAGTAAAGCGGGGGTATTGAAAAGTCCGCCTAGTGTGGGGCTCAAACAACCCAAGAATGCCAGAACAATTGCACAGCTCGCTAATCAACTGGCTAACCCAGTACCTGGTGCTTAAACACATACACTTTATATCTTCCCTGCTGGACTGAGTCAACGTTTGATGATATTGAGAAACAAGATCTCCACACAACAATCACTAGTCGATACCGGAAATTTAACTATCATGCGTCCGATCTCCGTTCTTTATAACACAATAGATTACAACATTATTGTTACCACGGAATGTCATTCATCTGCAACGGATCTTTACTTTACATACACGCGGTCGGAAACTTTGTTGACACACCTTCTCTGAGTATTTATTGAAGGttatttattgataagtttGTAGTAGGTAACATGATTGAAGATTTACAAGGCTTGATTTCGAAATCGTACACAGAAGCAAACATGTGTCTTGTTGTACGGAACTTTGATGCAAAGAATGCTTCTTTTCAGCTGATCCtctaaattatgtattttattttctggAACTTTGATGCAAAGGCTGTAAGCATTGAATAAACTATATTGCTTGATAATCGTATTGATCGGCTTCGAAAGGAATTCTTTCAAAGGTAAATGCGTTATGATTGTAAACCGACCACGCTCAATATGGGTTAAGAATTATGAATTGAAATACATGTGCTTTGattataatatatcataaatgcatggaacacaaattaaaaatgcacttttacaCCAAAATAAGATGTACAGCATTGGTTtaaaatacgagtgtcactttaactgcAACGTAATGTCCTTTTCCAGTACATTACTAAAATAGTTATTCCAATATAgctattttaaattaagattttgtttaaaatacgtCAAACACCTACTAAACGAATACAGGTTCTATTTCGGAACGacttgtttatttgagtttagaAAACGAAGCCGCTAATTTCCAAGCTTCTGAAGTAGTCCCTTGAATGTATGTTCTTTGGAACAAATATTAACCCAATTATTGACTTTCTGAAAGCTAATGTGAAAGTTTGATATGAACataattttgttgtatgtttattgtttgttgattgtTCTTTTACAGTATATCTCATTAAAGGCCATGCAACTGTCAGTGAATCGTTtaaatggacacaaatgtggTAAAATGCCTACACACGCACTTCCTGATGGTATTTTGTGTGAGATGCATGTATGTCTATTGAAGTGTCGTACTTCTCTATAATTTATGTGTTGGAACATATGCTTACGAGAGGAATGGTCTTAGTGTGATACTCAGTAAAGATTTCATTTAACGTTTCTTGTTCAGTTAATAAGTTGACATGCTTGTATCAGTATTGTGGTAGGATTTACCTCAATTATGACAATGGCGACTTACATTATGTCACCAATGTGACGAACATTTCCGACTGTTTACAAAATCCTGGGAACAAAAACACGAAGGGAATAGTGAGTCTATGTAAAATTGATATGCAAGTTATTATATTAGACTGAGACTGGTGAGGCAACAATATCGAATATCTAAACAGACTGATATTCGGCTGTTTTTACAAATGTCCATATATTCATTGATTGAACCAACTCTTAAAGAATTTTTACAAGTTAGTTAGCgaaatttgctttaaatatcacTAAAGGGACAACCTTTTAACGAGTATGAACAAGTTGATATTCGCGTCGTACCAATTTTCACCAGGACCATGAACACAGAACGGAGGTGGACATGAAGCAATGTAATGATATGGAGCAAGGACGTTAAGTATAGCGACGATTAGTTTTTACTTCAGCTATTATTCCTTATTGTTGGGACACATGTGAAGTATTAGTAAACAAGAACAATCCTGCAAAGAATTCCATTGTGCTTTAAGGTCCGTTCCAAAATATCGTTCGccattatttattgtttaacatgtttaattaatgcgtattgtgttgtttttgtttgttacgTGTTCGTTTGTTTTCATGTTATATAAGAAACGCAATTGATAGATATTAAGGGTATGAGGTTGAGAACTCGTAAACCAGTTAAACTAGAGAAACCCCGTTCCGCAGACCCTCCCATGTAATATAACGGTGCCTGTTGTTGTTTGTCTATGTTGTTTCGAAGCGTAGTGCGCCTCTCGTTTAGTGTATCTAAGGCCTTAACCTGTGCCTCTAAAAAGCCCTTTCAGATGTCCAGATATTAAGTGTATGCACAACTTACCCATTCAATTcgacaaaattgatattcaacaAACGCTTACTTAAAACGTGCGCGTAAAGAACGTTTTTCTTTCTACGATGTATTGCGATTTTAGTGGAAAAGATCGTATTCAAGCTTGAAGCACAGACATATAAAGACCAGTGATTTTGATTGCAATCTCATTTTGAAAGACTAGTAGGCGTATGAAAAGGAATTATTTTCTGCTGAGGGTTGTTTTTCACTAACTAATATAAGTACTGTCGTAAGCTTGAAGTACAGAAATTGAACCCCAGCGAGGGAAAGAGAgacataatgaaaatattaaatcattgaagTTCAATATAGAACTAAAACGAATGAAAGTGCAAAATATAAGGTAAGTGAATGAATGTACTGATTATCAGTTGATTCGAATGAAGATATAAAAGGTTGCAAGTATATTACACCTAAATGTTTCAGTTTGTTTTAAGTCGAATTGTTCTCCATTTCTTTGTATGTTCAATGCAAcaactcaaaaactgttttgttacacaaaacccaaaacctctATATTTATACGCAAGATCTCTATAGCTGAGTCTGTATTTCTATGCAAGAACAAACTTAATAACAGcttctttttttatatcatgATCTTTATGCAAGAAGATTATAACTGCTTATATTCTTAAATCATGAACTTAATGAAATAAGTCATTAACAGTTTCCATTTCTCTCggaaatgcattttaaacactTCTAATGATACATCACTGAAAATTATTGTTCGGAATATGATTTACGATATGTATTTTCAGAAAAGAGCAGACTGTCCAGATGTCCAAAATATTCTGTATCAGCTGAAATCTATTGACTTTTGTTTCAGTAAAAATCTTATACATATCTAGTCGTCAGCATTGGCAAGTCATAAAAACTTAAGTTATCACATACATACCCCCGACAAAGCCGCTTGAACACATGAATGGCTGAATGACATGTTTTCTTATTAACAACATGAGCATATGCACGATAAAACTCGccgtttaattttgtttttgaaaattgaaatgacAATTCAGTCACAATTTTGGTCAGAACGACTAAACTGTCACACATATCCAAGGTTCACGGTTCGCCATGCTAAGCAAAGTTCTTCTGCAGTTTCATGAGTGAAAGGCAATGCTTTTGCGGGCTACATGTGTCATATTCTTTTTCGAGCCATTTGTAACTACAGTAAGTCATGGGTTATTACTTACGTAACATATTGTGGAATGTCACACAAGTTCGAGAAATACCATTCTGACAAATATTCCTATGACGTTCAATGGTTGTATGTGCCATACGTATTGGGTAAATGACGTGCCATGAAGGGACGAAAAGTGTCTATATAGCCCCATTAATACACGACCAAGTCACAGCCTGGACAATTATAAAAACTTGGACGTTTTAAAAAGGGCCTTTTCAGTTTTGGTTTGACTTAAAGACATGGGTTGTGCACTCTACACGTAATCTTCTCAAAATGAACATGTGTGCGAATTATTAAGTCCCTATGTTGaactattttcaaacaaatgcatAGGTTGTAACCACAATTGCAAATATACTGCCCAATGAATGTGTTGTTATACAAATGTCGTGCATTTCAGTTAAGTTCAAAGTAATTCAAAACCCCAGGTATGACACAAGAACTGTGATAAATTGTGCAAATGTGTATGTTATgctaaaaacaaatgaatttacgattttaataatttaaaatttgcgTCAAGTCTATATTGCACAGTACCGCAGTCACTAACTTTGCAATTAAGCTTTGATTTGCTTCAACATTTCTGACAACGACCGCAGAACATacagttttcatttatttttatttccaaatatatatcatttttaaagaattcCTATACTTGCAGTACGGAAATTGTAACATTGCATACACTAGAtaaaatttaatgcaaatacatACAGAATCAACAATGATAGTGAACCACAAACACATATTAGctgaaaaattacaaaacaacaaattacaTCTATTACAAATTGTACTTCTCATGaatatattcaaatcaggttTTACTTtcacaacaaaaaacacagtGACTTAAAccctttataaaaacaaactccTTGCACATGTATATGACTTATTTAGGCTACGagttacttttttaaaattgcgccaaaaattgaaaataatgttacaatTGATTTTATCAATCACTTTGAGTGTTCCAGTGACATCCAAAGCCGGATATATGGGATGTATACATGTAGCGCCTTAGCTAAGGGTTTCGGTTTCCAAAGCATGTACTGAACTTATGGCTCAAAGATGGAAACGGAAGTTGATATATGAGGCATCCATTCGCGTCGTACAAATGCCACCAAGACCATGAACACAGAACGGATGGTGGAAATGAAGTAATGTTATGATATGGAGCTAGGACGTTAAATATAGCGACGATTAGTTTTAACTTTAGCTTTTATTACTTATTGTTGGAACAAAGGTGATGTATTCGTAAATTAGTACTGTCCTGCAAAGATTTCCATTGTGCTTCCAGGACCGTTCCGAAATATGATTCGccattatttattgttcaacatgtttaattaatgcgtattgtgttgttgttttttgttacgTTTTCGTGTGTTTTCATGTGATATAAAAACGCAATTGATAGATATTCAGAGTATGAGGTTGAGAACGTAAAATGTAAAAGATGGAGACGGAAGTTCTGATATATGAGGTATCCATTCGATTCTTTCAATGGTTCGTCTCAAAGTGAAGATGATCGATTTGATGGTTGGATGTTTGATCAAGTCTGTCTTTAATAATTGGACTTTCAAAATTTCGACAAATGTTCTTCATTTTGGCGAAAATGTCTTTAATGTTTGTGCTCAAAATTATGCTATTCCGAACGTTGCATTTCAAAGCTTTGGAGTGCTTTGAAAATTGGTTTGCAATATCAATAAGCAATGCGCCAGGTAGTGACAAATTTTCAAATTCCATCTCATGAATACACATATCGGCGCATTGGTCGACAATTTTTTCTACTCGAGTGTTCTTGAATCGCAGTATTTGCAATGTCTGCAAATTGCTTGCATCATCTAAAATGAGCGAAATGAAATCCTGTTCACATCGCTCAAACGATAGTTTTGACAGCCTGCTCCATTCTTTATCCCTGAGAACCATTTCGATTCGACCCGTGGTTATGTTAACCAGATACAGTTCTTCTATTGAATCTGaacaaactgtttttacaacAGATTGAGACATTTCATCAACACGAAGTATCGACAGATTTTCACACATGGATAAATCAGTCTCGTCTACATGAACATTCTCTAGACTTAATTCACGAATGCATCTGGTAAATTTAGCGTTTTCTGGAAGATGAAGCTCTTTTGGCGGACGTATTTGCTGTTTCGGTTCAGAGGTATACGtccaaaatatttctaaattttcAGTTGGGATTTTTTCAATCTGCACATCTAAGGTCAGCACATCGATGTACAAACATTTTAGATTCGTCATATGTGACATGTCTAATACCTTATTTTCGTGCGAATTTAATGCTTCAATGCGTAGGTCTTCCATATCATTGCAGTTTGCTAAAACATCTAAAACAGCCATTCCTTGTTCTGTAGACACATTGCGCACTATCATTTGTTTTAGTCTACATGACTGTGACAAATCAAACTGTCCATTCAGTTCAACATGAACAAGACTAAGCTGTTCCAGATTGTTTGTAAAGGTTGATGACATAGGAACTGAAACAATCAGTGGTTTAATCGTATTTGCTATTGGTTTACTATAGTATACCCATAGTTCACTTAGGTTTTCAGCCGCAATGACTGCTTTGTTCATTTTCACGTTTACTATCCTAAGGTGTTCGAGGTCTTTCATTCCAGATAAGTCAATTGTGGCATTGTTTGGATACTGCAATGAATCTAATCGTAGCTCTTTCAAACGGGTTAAATGCtcaaagttttgaaaacattttgcatTGTAGTCCGCACTAGAAGATATATGTTCTAATACTAATTTCTGCAAGTTCACACACTCTGACAAGTCGATGGCAATGTTTAGCTTCACATACATGACACTCAATTCTTTCAGTTTTGCAGAAAAGTTTCCTTTTAGTTTTAGCTCTAGCTCTGTTGGAAGCCAAGTTTGTTGGAATTGGGTTTCAAAGTACATCCAGAACTGTTCTAAATTTTCTGCGTTTATTTGCAcggaagaaaaacaaacattttctaatTCAATATTAGACAAATGAGTGCATCCTGTTAGGTCTAAATGCTTTTGCTTTAACTCCACATCATTGATGAAAAGAAATCGTAAATGTCCACATGACGGTTCCGTTAGTGTTTCAAGCATCAATGTATCATTATTGCCAGTAATGATAAGAGTCCGTAATGATGTCAACTTAATATTATCTCTAAATTCCACATCTATGTCTTTTTCTCGTTCAGAAGATATCAAATGCAATGTATcaatattatgcatattttgtaCCACCAATGGACAAGGCGGTcccgtgtttttttttctgtctaTAAGCatgtgtttcaaaacaataccTGCTTTTAGTGTTCCACTGTTGATGCATTCCTCAAATGCCATAAGCACAGCATTCTGATAACTGATCAATTCATTCTCGTGATATTTTCCATCCCTGTAGAAAACTCGTTCAATTGAACTGTACATCTCTGAACACTTTTCTCCTTGCTCATTGTTCATAACACACAAGAACGACATCATGTCGGAGGATACATTTGCTTTGAAGTATGATTCAAAGCAATGCCAATGATTGCTGTTCAAAGGCAATGTGGAAATGTATACACATGCTAGCATTTCTTCATATGTCTTgtgcaaaaatgtataaaccattgtttttgcaCTGAATTTGGTGGAAG encodes the following:
- the LOC128218699 gene encoding uncharacterized protein LOC128218699: MSDGTPAKRQKLGEEPCKGRCLKELEGLEYNLVQYNLSENTKLTLGPFFQKENPDLDAFYVPPTLSKVLPMRLATGYASYEKEPITSLEQLLNPLDRRKRFSCITSNAGLGKTSFCKFLARLWCAVKKNDIYLLEEFKGKADYLHDVEYLRKFNYLFFVSLKDVEGNNLNVEDIIFSHLRNNIDDRWDNENNKRILQNDLTEKHSLIILDGLDEINLSKFMFPLECRKYTIICTSRPWKLGALGMPTSKYTEIQLDEMTSESTHKLLKHANVCLNSQSVLKRDIDEFFTVLTEQNLENLLPNPLIALQLLCIYHDRYDINTTGTKRHLLGKTRTHMYANVVDMMFKLAEEKAPTSFEKLRKNDHDKGIILPTGFAEAETCNSIPSFVYNLGRLAFDDILRQSEKQDSLVSLYVQDKLDQDEQIFLLTSGLITGTASTKFSAKTMVYTFLHKTYEEMLACVYISTLPLNSNHWHCFESYFKANVSSDMMSFLCVMNNEQGEKCSEMYSSIERVFYRDGKYHENELISYQNAVLMAFEECINSGTLKAGIVLKHMLIDRKKNTGPPCPLVVQNMHNIDTLHLISSEREKDIDVEFRDNIKLTSLRTLIITGNNDTLMLETLTEPSCGHLRFLFINDVELKQKHLDLTGCTHLSNIELENVCFSSVQINAENLEQFWMYFETQFQQTWLPTELELKLKGNFSAKLKELSVMYVKLNIAIDLSECVNLQKLVLEHISSSADYNAKCFQNFEHLTRLKELRLDSLQYPNNATIDLSGMKDLEHLRIVNVKMNKAVIAAENLSELWVYYSKPIANTIKPLIVSVPMSSTFTNNLEQLSLVHVELNGQFDLSQSCRLKQMIVRNVSTEQGMAVLDVLANCNDMEDLRIEALNSHENKVLDMSHMTNLKCLYIDVLTLDVQIEKIPTENLEIFWTYTSEPKQQIRPPKELHLPENAKFTRCIRELSLENVHVDETDLSMCENLSILRVDEMSQSVVKTVCSDSIEELYLVNITTGRIEMVLRDKEWSRLSKLSFERCEQDFISLILDDASNLQTLQILRFKNTRVEKIVDQCADMCIHEMEFENLSLPGALLIDIANQFSKHSKALKCNVRNSIILSTNIKDIFAKMKNICRNFESPIIKDRLDQTSNHQIDHLHFETNH